The genomic window GTACGAGCATCCCTAGTGTACCTAAGTAGACGATGGCTGGGCTTGCATGATGCTTGTCGTGCGACTCGACCGACTATGTGGCATGGGATTTTGATGAACTAGCTTTGGAAGGACCATGCAATGAACTTTCGGTGCCGAGGGGTGACCGGTGTCAGTTtcgtgtcgtgtgggtaaagcgtacaACCTCTACAGAGTTTAAAATGTTCGAACAACTGTGCCCACGGTCAAGGGTGAATGTGAGGTGATTCTCTTAGTGTAGTGTTGTTTGTAAATGCTTTGTGAAATTGGTTTGTGGGATGGGAATTGTTTCCAGAGTCAGCCCGTGTGGCAGACAGAAAACTTGAGTGGTTTGGAATAGGTGTGATCTGGGATGTCTGGTGGCATCATAGTGTTTGTAGGAGCTAAAGTGTTGGAGAGAGAAAGATGCCAAGGGTTTCGAGGGATCAGTGTGAAGGGACAACGGAAGTAAGGGGATTGGCATGGGGATAGTAAGAGGGAGGGGTCGAGAGGGCTCCGTGAGGGAGCGATCAGACACGTCTGTTTGCATGCGGATATAACGTGTCGCTCGATTTGATGAATGAAGTATGTAGGTGTAGGACTGCAGTTGGTGAACTATACGGTAATATAATATTAACATATGAGTcccattggttttttttcttctagtgCCACATGGGACAAAACCAAGTGGAGAAGCCATGTAGGTGTCACGTTAGCCAAAACCATTCTCAATACTACCGAAAGACTCGATTTGTACTAGTTTTAGAAGTTGAGGGGAACATTCATACCCGCTTTCATAGTTGAGGAACACAGACGAAACTTAACCCATAGTTGAGGGAAACGAAAAGGACTTTTTGTTTTGTCAGAAATCAACCAACGGTCTCCTTTTTTAATGGGCCACGGAGATCGACCACTCGAGTGTAATGGGCCGGCAGAAAGCAAGCACTCGAGTGTAATGGGCCAGCAGAAAGGAAGCACCCGAGTGTAAGTAGACCttccactaaaaaaataaagtgtaaGTAGACCTTGACTAGGCTGCAAGTCTTCTTTGAGTGCCACGTACTGCACATAATTAACACATCGATCTCTCTCACAACagtatattactccctccgtttcagcgtttcaggttataagttgTCTGCTTcgagtttaactaagtttatagataaatatagtaatatttataatattaaattagtttcatcaaatcaataattaaatatattttcataataaatttgctttagcttgaaaatgttactattttttctacaaacttgatcaaatttaaagtattttgactttgaccaaaatcaaaacaacttataacttAAAATGGAGCGAGTAGGTTCTTTTTCTACAGTTCTTTGCCATCGTTCAAACCTTCGCCACATTCAATATAAACTCAGTAAATACTCAATCTTAGGATATCTTCTCAACCTTTTTAAGAAAGTGTTGGAGGGAATGTGATTATAGTTACCAGGTGAGGCAAGTCTTGAGATCCAATAACGCCCCTCTTTTGTATTCTGGAGCTACAAATCGGAAGAGTGGCGCACGATGCAGCTGCATTTAGTTACACCTTCCAAGAAACAGAGAGTGGTTATCAAAGTCAATCAGGAGATCCGTAAGACAGTAAACCCTGGCTATTTCAATGAATAATGAATTGCAACATACCAACTTACTGCGTAATATGAAGGGGAATCTTTAAGATCTCAAGCACAGGAAGGTAGCTCTTAGTTGAGGACACAGTGATCTGCTTGAATGCATTCAAACATGGCAAAAGCTTAAAGGTAGCAGCATATATCAAGTATTTCAGCACCTTTTGGATTAAAAATAcaagtttttttattataaaacaaCCATATATTTTCAAGCATAAACAAGGTCAAGAATGACGTCAGACATACTCCAAGAACCATAGGACTAAATTAGGTGCCTTAACAAGACAGAAGCGCTGTACAAGTTCATCAAAAGGAAATCCTGTGTGACAGAAGCTACAAAAAGATACAGATCATCACAGAATAGACAAATCATTCAAATACTTAAAAGGTCAGAAAGAATAAGGCGTGCAGGCAATAAGAGTCCTAGTCAATGGAAAAGTCTGTGCTGTATTATTGAACCAGTCCTTCCAGCCAATCTGGCAACATTTTCTACCAGGAAGTCATAAATTAATGGATCGAATAGGACCTGCTTTCTCTTTTCATATAAGTAGAGCTTGACTGCCTAACGACATGGGCAAGGTGGCTGCCATGGACAATCCCCACCTTGTTCATACTATCCTCCTAGCACAATCTCTGCTTCTCTTCACCTGCTTGTTCCTCCATTCCAATTGTGAAACAATCACTAGGGATGATGAGAAGGCCGTCCTCCTAAGCCTTGAAAGAAGCTGGGGAGGTTCAGTGACCGTGAATTGGAGCTCTGTCATATACGAAGATCAATGTAATTGGCCAGGTATCAATTGCACAGATGGCTTTGTTACAGGAATCTCACTTACTGGCCATGGACTCAACAGCTTACCAGCGGCTATCTGTTCATTGACGAAACTTTCACACATCGATCTCTCTCGCAACAGCATTTCAGGTTCTTTCCCTACAGCTCTTTACAATTGTTCAAACCTTCGGTATCTAGACCTCTCATATAACAGTTTAGTTAATTCTCTCCCATCCAACATCGATCGGCTATCACCAAGGCTTGTGTATCTCAACCTTGCATCGAATAGTTTATCAGGGAACATCCCTAGTTCAATCGGCCAGCTTAAAGTGCTTACTAATCTATACCTTGATGCAAACCAATTTAACGGCTCCTACCCAGCAGAAATTGGGAATATTTCAGCACTTCGAGTTCTGCGCCTAGGCGACAATCCATTTCTTTCTGGGCCAATCTATCCACAGTTTGGAAATCTAACAAACCTGGAATACTTATCCATGAGTAAAATGAATATCATTGGCAAAATTCCAGCTGCTATGTCAAAGGCTAACAATGTAATGTTCTTTGATTTATCTGGCAACCACCTCAGTGGGTCGATTCCTAGTTGGATTTGGAGTCTAAAGAGGCTGGTGACCCTCCAACTATATGCAAACCACCTGTCTGGCCAGATTAATGCGCCAATTGAATCAACAAATTTGGTTGAGATTGATGTTTCATCGAATAACCTCTCAGGACAGATCCCAGAGGATATCGGTCAGCTTGAGGAACTAGAAAGACTGTTTTTGTCCAACAATCATTTCACTGGTTCAATCCCCGATAGCGTTGCCTTGCTCCCAAAACTTACTAATGTGCAGCTTTTCCAAAACTCCTTCGAAGGCATCCTGCCACAAGAACTGGGGAAGCATTCTTTACTCTTTAATTTGGAAACCCATTATAACAATTTCTCTGGAACGTTACCCGAGGGTCTTTGCTCTAAGGGGGCCCTTGCTTATATCTCTATGTCAGCCAACATGTTTTCCGGTGAGCTTCCAGCATCTCTCTTAAGATGTAACAGTTTGAATTATGTCTGGCTTTCCAATAATAATTTCTCAGGAACGTTTCCAGCTGGCTTAACCGAGGTACAGATCCAAGAGGTTAACTTATCTGGCAGATTGCCTAGCAACTGGGCATCAAATCTGGTAGAAATTGACCTTAGCAATAACAAATTCTCAGGTAGACTCCCAAACACAATTAGGTGGCTAAAGTCACTTGGAGTCCTAGATCTTTCAGAAAACAGATTCTCTGGCCCTATTATACCAGAAATTGAATTTATGAACCTAACTTTTCTAAATCTCTCTGATAACCAATTTTCTGGCCAGATTCCGCTTCTCTTGCAGAATGAAAAATTTAAACAGAGTTTCCTGTCCAATCTTGGGCTGTGCTCGTCCAACCACTTTGCAGACTATCCAGTATGCAATGAACGACACTTGAAGAACAGACTTTTGATCATTTTCCTTGCCCTTGGTCTTACTAGTGTTTTACTGATATGGTTGTTTGGATTACTAAGGATAAAAGTGTTACCCAGAAGACAAAACGAAAATACTACAACACCGCGGTGGAAATTGACAGCATTTcataacatcaattttaattACCAAGACATTATCTGTGGTCTGGCTGATAACAATCTAATCGGGAGTGGTGGTTCAGGAAAGGTATACAAGATATGCCTTCATAAC from Oryza glaberrima chromosome 6, OglaRS2, whole genome shotgun sequence includes these protein-coding regions:
- the LOC127776986 gene encoding receptor-like protein kinase 5 yields the protein MGKVAAMDNPHLVHTILLAQSLLLFTCLFLHSNCETITRDDEKAVLLSLERSWGGSVTVNWSSVIYEDQCNWPGINCTDGFVTGISLTGHGLNSLPAAICSLTKLSHIDLSRNSISGSFPTALYNCSNLRYLDLSYNSLVNSLPSNIDRLSPRLVYLNLASNSLSGNIPSSIGQLKVLTNLYLDANQFNGSYPAEIGNISALRVLRLGDNPFLSGPIYPQFGNLTNLEYLSMSKMNIIGKIPAAMSKANNVMFFDLSGNHLSGSIPSWIWSLKRLVTLQLYANHLSGQINAPIESTNLVEIDVSSNNLSGQIPEDIGQLEELERLFLSNNHFTGSIPDSVALLPKLTNVQLFQNSFEGILPQELGKHSLLFNLETHYNNFSGTLPEGLCSKGALAYISMSANMFSGELPASLLRCNSLNYVWLSNNNFSGTFPAGLTEVQIQEVNLSGRLPSNWASNLVEIDLSNNKFSGRLPNTIRWLKSLGVLDLSENRFSGPIIPEIEFMNLTFLNLSDNQFSGQIPLLLQNEKFKQSFLSNLGLCSSNHFADYPVCNERHLKNRLLIIFLALGLTSVLLIWLFGLLRIKVLPRRQNENTTTPRWKLTAFHNINFNYQDIICGLADNNLIGSGGSGKVYKICLHNNSYRFVAAKKIVSDRSRSNMLEKHFQAEVEILGSIRHANVVRLLSSMSSTESKVLIYEYMENGSLYQWLHQKDMRNNNEPLSWPRRMSIAIDAARGLCYMHHDCSPPIAHCDVKPSNILLDYEFKAKIADLGLARALAKAGEPESISTMVGSFGYMAPEFGSSRKINEKVDVYSFGVVLLELTTGRFANGGGGYENLAQWAWRRFQDEDFQLIDVIDGDIQDPAYLQEVQLVFKLGLICTGAKPLSRPSMKEVLQVLQR